In Granulicella mallensis MP5ACTX8, the sequence GCATTCGGATGGGTGCTTTCAGCTTCGAGTCGCGAGTTTCGAGATGCGAGATGTTCGTCAACTCGTGAGTCTGCCTTTCATGCCACTTAACCAGAAGACAGAACTTTCGAAGCTTCGTTATTCTCTTTCCATACAAGCCTTGAGCGAGATGACTGCGAGGAGAATTTCCATGCGAAATTTATTTGAAGCAGCAGCGGTAGAAGAGGTGAAGCGCCGGATCGCGAGGCTGCGGCCTGACAGCGAGCGGCTATGGGGTGAGATGAGTCCAGCCCAGGCGCTGGCCCATCTCTCTGCGCAGTTCGAGATGATCGCGGGACGAACCTTTCCGCCGCGCAGCATGCCTGGCCGGTTGTTTGGGCGGCTCGCGAAATCCATCTTGATGAGTGAGAAGCCGATTCGACGCAATATGCCGACGGACAAAGAGCTGATTGTGAATGACGATCGCGATTTCGATACAGAACGGCAAAAGCTGCAGGGGATGATTGACTGCTTCGCAGAAAACGGTCCCGCAGGGTGCACGAAGCATCCGCATAGCTTTTTGGGGCCGCTAACGCCGGAGGAGTGGGCGAGGTTGATGTACAAGCATGTGGACCATCATCTGCAGCAGTTTGGAGTTTAGGGTAGAAATTCTGGCTGTCCGCTGGAAAGAAAGGCCCTTCTCCCCGCAGCGGCTTGCTGCATCCTACTGAAGGACGAGGACCTGAAGGTTCTATGGCTTTCTTTGTGGCACTGGCGACGTTGGCGGAGAAGCTCTCGCAGGAGGGCAGCCGCCTGAAAAAACGTGCGGCGATCGCCGAGGCGATTGCGTCTTTACATGCGGCTGCGCCGGAGAGCTCCGACGCGGGACGGTTTGCGCTGTACCTGGCAGGCCAGCCCTTTGCGGAAAACGATGCGCGCAAGCTGAACGCAGGTGGTGCTCTGCTGAGTCGAGCTGTGCTGACGGTTGCA encodes:
- a CDS encoding DUF1569 domain-containing protein, whose product is MRNLFEAAAVEEVKRRIARLRPDSERLWGEMSPAQALAHLSAQFEMIAGRTFPPRSMPGRLFGRLAKSILMSEKPIRRNMPTDKELIVNDDRDFDTERQKLQGMIDCFAENGPAGCTKHPHSFLGPLTPEEWARLMYKHVDHHLQQFGV